The Hyla sarda isolate aHylSar1 chromosome 2, aHylSar1.hap1, whole genome shotgun sequence genome includes the window GATTTTGCTTTACTTTTTATACAAAATTGTACACAGAATAAAGACAATACAATATTTTACAGGCTGTGTCTAATGAATAATTTACATAATGTTCTTgtacaaaaagaaaaggaaaaaaaaaaaacataacacaagCTGTACCTCTTGAACATTCAACCAAAATATTTAAATTTTGGAGGACATACATTTTATCTGAAACTAAACCCATgggaaacaaaaaaacaagtatgAACAATAATAGCTACAACCTCTTTATACAGATGCGGTCTTTACAAAAGCCAGATGAatctaatgttaaaaaaaaaaaaaaaactttaaaaaacacAAATTTACACCAATACAGCCCCGTTCTTGTAACAAAGTGAAGTGAAACCTTGATTATATTCTAATGTTATAACAGTAGGTAATAGTAGTAAGAGAACGGGATAATATTCATGTTTGTAATAAAACACTGCACTGCAGGTATATGTCTATTTTGGAGTAATTTTAGTGATTTTAATATAATACATTCTGGTAAATTACAAGCAACTTCATTAGAATTTCAAAGAGAAGAAAAGTCCTAAATACAGTCTGTACTGACAAGAAGGACACCCCCTCACATTAGTATCAAGTAATGGGCCAAATAGGTATCATGTTTTACATAGATGAATCTTAAATGTAACATTGTAACATTACGTATGGGGCATTCAATACATACAAGTTTACCTACTTTTAGTGTCATATGTGCAAAGAAATAAAACATCTAGACTGTATATAAAGCAGAAGAGTGGTGTCACCACATGCTGGATCATGATATAGTACAAAAGTCCATTGTAAGAAAGTGCCATTAATATTTTACAAACTCCACAGAAGACACAAACATTAATGGGACTTAAATTCTTTTTTGTAAGCAAGTTTACATTGCCGACTGTATTTACTATGCAACTAGTCTGATTTTCCTCCAAAACAATGTGATCTGCATGCAGCAAAACTCTACAAGTTATACttaaaaagtgcaatttttttttaaaataatttaagacccaaataaaaaaaaaaaagccgaacAAATCACAAGTGTAAAcagaatttaaaattttcataaaattccaTGTTCCAATTCATTGAAGAGGACAGACAGAAGTACATATGAACAATATGTAGGTGCACTTTTAATAGCATGTCATCTCTAGTCATCATGGCGATAAGTGAATATATCTACATTGTTCTTTGCATAATTGCACTGCATAGCTTCTAAAGGTTATATCTTCTGATGCAAATAATTTAGATGTCAACTGTTTATACATAATAGCCATCAATACTTTTATTGTAAGAATTTCTCCAGCTTTCCCCCATTAGACTAGTCTATATtacaataaaaacatttatttccCCCAATTCGCTGTTTTGGGAAGTATAAGatctttaatatttatttaaaagaaaacataaaCAAAAACATCTTTAAAATACTGGAAATATATTCTGAAATagacatttcttttctttttttctttaaaaggaGAATAAGAAACATCCAAATGTCAGGTAAATAACACTGACTACAAATCAGATGAAGGAGAAAGCAGCAAACCTGGTATAAATGTTGAAATGGTCCAGCATTAACATGTATTTGTGAAGCCAAAATGAGCACAAGGAGAATGAATACTCAGTATAGGCGAAATGTCATTGAAAACTAAACACTCCTCCCTACATGGGTAGATTTATTATACACTCCTAGAATCTGGTAAGATTTGCTATTATTATGTAGTTCTAGACTAGATGGAATTTATGTTCTTGCTAAAATGGTTTAAGtaattattataatataatggTTTAATATTACTGCTTTTAATCCAGAGACCTTGCTGCAAGAGTAAAGGATATTTAGGGGATATGCACCAACAACCCATTCTTAAGATAGGCTGCCAATGTGCATTTGATCCCAACTCTGGAACTGCTACAATCAGCAGAAAGAGAAACTGCGGCCCATTTACTACAGTATGCAGGTGCATCTATGCAGTTTCTGTCTGACACACTAGCTTAGCCCATTCACTTTACTgtcctgagctgcaataccagacacagcctcaAGAGCAAGGATGTCACTGCGTCAAGTATTGTTGCGAGGGAGCCATGCCTTTCTAGTGAGCGCTGCTGTTCCCCACAAAAGATGACAAATACCAAGGCTAAGCTATTGATTAGGCTCCTCGAAACCCCTTTGAAAGCTTTGTTTATACAGCACAGTTTTTGATGTATATTATTCCATGAAATAACAATGTTTTCCCATGAATTACATAAAAACTGCACTGTGTGAACACAAACAACATCACCAAAGGCCAACAGCTTTTCATAATGGAGCAAGGGGACATAATACTAGGGGGAAACAGTTACACAAACAGCACCTAAAACAACAAGGGCACTCAAAGAACTGAACATACATATCCAGCGGTCTCCTCATATTTGCAACTTTGTTAATTTATTAAACAAAGAGCAGGACTGGAATATAAAAATAAGCATTAGTTTGGAGGCACATAGAGTAATAACCAGAAGGGAAAAAAACTGAATCTGACATTGTTCTCTACAAGAACGGGTATATTttagcaatattctgcaaacacccAGCACAGACAAAAATCACACTAAGCTAGCCTCTTTGTGATGTTTCATTGTGTGTTGATTCTTTTCAGATGGCCGTCGAAAGCCTTTCTTGCAGTAGTCGCATCTGTGGGGATAGTCTTTGGTGTGGATGGAGATGACATGGCGTTTAAAACCAGAAGCGTCTGTGGTGTTGTACTCACAGTACTCACATTGATACACTTTTTTACCACTGTGAGACTTCATGTGCTTTTTCAGTTCTTGCTGCTGCCTGAAGCCTTTACGGCAGCGTTTGCACCTGAATGGCAACTCCTTAGTATGTACAGACAAGATGTGTCGGCTCAACACAAAAGGGTCCGCAATCTGGAACTCGCAGTGCCTGCACTGATGCATCTTTTTACCCCTGTGtgcagcttcatgctttttaagcTCAGAAGGCCGGTGAAAGCCCTTCTCACAGACTTCACACTTGTGGGGATAATCCTTGGTGTGCACAGAGATAATATGCCTTTTCAGGTCACTTGAGTTAGAACTTTTGTGGTCACAATGCAGGCACTGGTGACTTTTGCTCTCCTGATGCAGGATGACATGCGCCTGTAGATCTTTAGAGTCTGCAAATGTCTGGAGGCATATCTCACACTTGAATGGCATTTCTTTGCTGTGCTTTGTCTTAACATGGGTTTTTAAATTGGAGGAGTCAGCAGATTTGTAGTCACAATATTGACAGGTATATGGCTTCTCGCCGGTATGAGTGCGCATGTGCTTCTTTAGTTCCGATGGGTGACGGAAACCTTTTCCACACTCCACACAGATGTGTGGAAAACTCTTACTGTGCACGGCCAAAAGGTGTCTGTTTAGTAATCCTTGTTCAGCCGTTTCATAATCGCAGAACTTGCACTTGTGCATTTTGTTGCCCGCCTTTTCCTTGTGTGTCAGCTTGTGGGCAAACAAAGCATTAGCATGTAGAAATACTTTTCCGCATTCATCACAATCCAGATCCTTCTCCGTTTTAATAACCGCAGCAGACAATTTGTGACTCTCCAGGTGGTTATGCAGGCTTACTTTTTTATTGGTGGTATAATCACAGTCAGTGCAGCGATATTTCTTACGCACTAGATGTTCAGGGTGGTTCTTCATGTGCCTCTTCAGAAAGCCTCGGGATTTGAACTTCTTGCCGCAGATCATACAGGGGTAAACAGTAAGTGGGTGACCATCAGGTCCAATAATTATGGCTATAAAATAAAACACAGAGAATCACATTTTAAAGCAACTGATGGAGTttatagaaaaataaagttaaactTTCTGACATCCTTTAATATAAAAGGGTCTGTGGTTTGGTTTTGTGGAGATTTTTCTACTGGAGAAGTGAGATAAGAAATTAGTGACAACAATCTGGGACAagttactgtgacatcaatgcttCCAATTTTTATGTCCAGGAGCCTACTTAATGAATTGgacttattttctttaaaaatttatttaatttatagaCAATTCCATAAGAGGACTGTCACCTGTTTTAGTGCTTGTTCCATAACTAGCATTTTATGGTGATATTATATTCATAGGTACTGTGCGCAATAAAATATCTTTTTCTGGAGTGCTGAATGTCTGTAAACATCTAAATTCAGACTTGGACCAAATTCCCATATCTAGGGATCGAATGCCATCCCGAATGAGAAACCAGCATAACAATAGGCTCCACAAGCTGAAATGGGCCACAGTGCTAGACAAACTtgcaatatattaaaaaaaaaacactgattgcTAAACTcccattccaccccccccccccccaatctgctgCCACCACCAGAAGGTAAATGTGTCAGTTCACTGGACATACTTGAGTGTGTTTAGGTGATCAATATCTgcaagtagggctgggcggtatgaccaaaaatgtgtatcacggtattttttgtaacttatggcggttccacggtatataacattatttctctcccccccccccctgaaatcatgtgacccgcgagcgctgttctgcttctcccccctCCCAAttcattatcagcccagcgctgtgctgtccccatcggggaactaatcacgtcacccgcaagcgctgccttcctcgtcctcctgtttgttgtgggccGCCGGCACGGGCTGACGGAGAGCCGTCAGACTATCACCGGCCGcatcgatgttccgcctcggccggtgataggctgagctcactgtcatgtaagaagccggccagagctccttacatgacagtgagctcagcctatcaccggccgaggcggaacatcactacggccggtgataggctgacggctctccaaaGTTCCGTCCCcagaagcaggtgaggccggtacctGACCAACGGGGCAAGGtgagttagtttattttgtttatcttttgcagccccgtGCATAGGGATCCAGCGTACAGTAAAGATTtccagcggcccgcaacaaacaggaggacgaggagggcagtgcttgcagggggacatgattagttccccgatggggaccgcgcagcgctgggctgataatttggggGAGAGAAGCAtaaacagcgctcgcgggtcacatgtgatttgttccccgatgtggggacagcgcagcgctgggttgatcATTCAtttattcccaagggggaggggccggtattgcggtatgggaaaaattcatattgtgcaggacaaaaatttcggtattcggtatgaatcggtataccgcccagcactatctgCAAGTTTTCTGTAGGACAACAGTTTGGCTGTACAGTATCATACAAAAATGGAGGGATATCTAAGGCTAGTCAGAGAACGAAGAGTAATGCCACCAGCTT containing:
- the ZFX gene encoding zinc finger X-chromosomal protein, encoding MEEDVAELALQTDPHAFFHTSGTPHLNGNEIIVEIQETVFVADGDGGMAVQGYPDDPDSVVIQDVIEDVVIEDVQCSDILEGTRVSETVIIPEQVLEDEIGPDTEEQELEDVLSNCDVPENVLDSDLVEGALTVASSENTIHPDHVVGGDMAEDGLGDDMISEEVLVADCASEAVIDANGIPVQGPDGEEVNCDDYLMISLDDTEKIECSEEIAMGGEVDGDPAKLDGSCPEVIKVYIFKADPGEDLGGTVDIVESESENDPGDGLLDPHTGARLPREKMVYMAVNDSQTDDDNLDVAEIADEVYMEVIVGEEDAAITHEHQLDDSELSKTFMPVAWAAAYGNNMNNNLEGVEHRNGTASALLHIDESDGLDRLSKQKPKKKRRGENRQYQTAIIIGPDGHPLTVYPCMICGKKFKSRGFLKRHMKNHPEHLVRKKYRCTDCDYTTNKKVSLHNHLESHKLSAAVIKTEKDLDCDECGKVFLHANALFAHKLTHKEKAGNKMHKCKFCDYETAEQGLLNRHLLAVHSKSFPHICVECGKGFRHPSELKKHMRTHTGEKPYTCQYCDYKSADSSNLKTHVKTKHSKEMPFKCEICLQTFADSKDLQAHVILHQESKSHQCLHCDHKSSNSSDLKRHIISVHTKDYPHKCEVCEKGFHRPSELKKHEAAHRGKKMHQCRHCEFQIADPFVLSRHILSVHTKELPFRCKRCRKGFRQQQELKKHMKSHSGKKVYQCEYCEYNTTDASGFKRHVISIHTKDYPHRCDYCKKGFRRPSEKNQHTMKHHKEASLV